CCGCGCGCCACCAGCGCCGCGGCGCCGGCGATGAAGCCATCCACCAGCACCAGGCGGCGCTCGGCCGCGGCCTGCAGCATGGCGCCGGCCATCATCGCGATCTCGAAGCCGCCGAACTCGGCCAGGGCCTGGATGGGGCTGAACCGGCCGGGCGCGATGCCCACGCGGTCCAGCGCGCGCTGCAGCACGGCGCGCTTGTGCGCCAGGCCGGCGTCGTCCAGGCCCGTGCCGCGGCCCACGGCCTGATCGAGCGGCGTGCCGGCCAGCGCCACCAGCAGCAGCGCGGCGGCCGAGGTGTTGGCAATGCCCATCTCGCCCAGCACCACGGCATTGCCGGGGCGCGCGGCCACCAGCGCGGCGCCGCGGCGCAGGCCCTCCAGCGCGCGCTCTCGGCCGAGTGCCGGGCCGCTGGCCGCGTCATCGGTGCCGGCGCCCAGGCGGGCTGCCACCAGATCGGGCCCGGCCGGCGGCGCGCTGGCGATGCCGGCATCCACCAGGGTCCAGGCCAGGCCATGCTGGCGCGCGAGCACATTGATGGCCGCACCGCCGCCACGCATATTGGCCACCATCTGGCCCGTCACCGCCTGCGGATAGGCCGAGACGCCTTGGGCGGCGATGCCGTGGTCGGCCGCAAACACCAGCAGCTGCGGCGCGTGCAGCGCGGGTTGCGCGCTGCCCTGCAGCAGGCCGATCTGCAGCATCAGCGCCTCGAGCCGGCCGAGTGCGCCCAGCGGCTTGGTGAGGTGGTCGATGCGGTGGCGCAGGCG
The genomic region above belongs to Aquabacterium sp. OR-4 and contains:
- the cobT gene encoding nicotinate-nucleotide--dimethylbenzimidazole phosphoribosyltransferase translates to MHPTPPTDDLPADLSADLSTLCARIQPRDAAAQPALAARLRHRIDHLTKPLGALGRLEALMLQIGLLQGSAQPALHAPQLLVFAADHGIAAQGVSAYPQAVTGQMVANMRGGGAAINVLARQHGLAWTLVDAGIASAPPAGPDLVAARLGAGTDDAASGPALGRERALEGLRRGAALVAARPGNAVVLGEMGIANTSAAALLLVALAGTPLDQAVGRGTGLDDAGLAHKRAVLQRALDRVGIAPGRFSPIQALAEFGGFEIAMMAGAMLQAAAERRLVLVDGFIAGAAALVARGLAPSLTDACVFGHRGAEAGHAAMLQALDAQPLLDLGLRLGEGSGAALAWPLVASAVELLAGMASFDSAGVSGPAEA